The nucleotide window AAAGACCGCCGTAATGTTAGTGACCTTGTCATGAGGTAGAGTCACTACTAAAGAAGACCCTATAGACGTTAAGTATTTAGCCGGTTTTGAGCTCGAAGACGGGGGTAAGCTAATAAAAGGGTGTATAACTTAGGCTCACAAGTCGTAGGGATTAGTAACAAGAGGACTTATAATTGCCGATAAAAGGGACTGAGACGGATGTAGTACCTATTAACGTTAAAGTGTACAATGGATCAATGTGGGTTAGAAACGAGTATCTTGTAGACGTTTTAAGAGTAGTAGCACTCATAGTCCTCTCACTCTTCTTCTTAGGTTTCAAATTCTTGAAATTAGGGGTTTATAGGTTACAGTTACTTTATTATTTACTACTATTCACACCTGTGACTATTTTCAATGAGGATACCAACATTATGGACATAAACAAAGATGAAGCCGGGATACTTGACGATAAAGAAGAGGTATACAAGACTTTAAGAGAAGTATTCAAATCATAAGCTAAAATATCGAAGTAATCCTATTACGCTAAGATGAGCTTTACAACAGTGCTCAGAGTACGTAGAACAGCAGAGGTATGAGGATAGCTGTAGAACAGCAGTGTCACTAAGGCTAAACTTTTTGTCTTGAGAGATATGGCTTTAATATCTCTAACTTAAACAGTATAGACGTAGTCTGTTTGAGAAGAATTGGAGAGAGGGGATTTTGACTTACATATCCCGCTTCATAACTAACCTTTACGCAAAACAGAGGTGTAATCAAACCTCAACGACGAAACTTGATATCGTTTATAAATAATTAAGGTATTTCTTTACAATTAATCACCTTTAAGACTCCCTCAATTTAGTTGCGAGGATTTACATAAACTTCCTCAAACTCACCTCAATTGCTACCTTTTAGCTAGATCGAAAAACGCCCTCCAGAACGGGTCTTCCTCTGGATGCCTAACCTCAACCCTACTCCCATCTTTCTTGACCAAAGTTACTCCCTCACCTTCAGTAACCTCACCTATTACACTTGCCTCGATACCGTTTCTATTCAATTCGTCTACAACCCCAGCCTTATCGGTCACAATGACCATTGTGCCTTCACTTATCGAAATCCAAGGATCTATATTAACTAACTTAGCGACCTCCATTACGGATCTCTTCATAAATAACCTATCCTCGTAAATTTTAATCCCCTTACCCGTGACTCTAGCGATCTCAGTCAAAGCACCGAACACCCCTCCCTCAGTAGCATCGTGCATTAAGTGTATCCCAACGTTAGAGGCAATTAAGCCGTCCTTCCAACAACTCATCTGCCAGTAAAGGTCGTAAGCTTCTTGAAAGACCTCCTTACTCAACCTCTCCTTAAAGTACTCCGAGTAAAGGTTAACCAGTAGTGCTGTAGCCTCTATTGCAGGCCCCTTAGTAATTATCACTTTATCCCCGACCTTAACTTTCGAAGGCATACCCAACCTTTCTTTACTACCTATCCCCATCATCACAAACCCCCCTACCATAGGGTAGTCTGTACCCTCATATACTCCAGTGTGACCTCCGACAACCATTACGTCTATCTCCTTTAAAGCCTCGTGGATCCCCAACCACATCTCCTTAAACTCCTCGTCAGCGATCTTAGGCGGTAAGTTTAAGTCTATTAAGGCATACCTAGGGGTATGCCGGAAGTCATTGCGTCACTTGCGAGGATGTGGACTGCGAACCAAGAAGCCTTCCTAAAACCGAACTGGGGGACGATAAATACCGGGTCAGCCTTGACTACTAAAACCCTCCCGTCACCCAAGTCTATTGCTCCGGTATCTACACCGTGTTGGAGCTTTACAATGACTTCGTCGTGAATTTTACCGAGGTTAGGGTAAATTATGTTGGTGAACACGTATTCATTAATTTTACCCAACCGACCCAACCGCATAATAACTAGAAAGGAGTTACTGGTTAATAAACCAGAAACTCATAATATGTTGAGCAATACACTTAACGTCGGGTGAGCTCACCACCAGATATATTCATTTTCTTGTCCACAAAGGTCAAGTTAATTGCCTCCTCTAGGGATCCTCTTTACCTTATCGAGCCTCAACTTCTGTGGGGGTCTGGGTGTGCAACAGTGCCCAGAAGAGAAGTTACAATCGTGAGTTAACCCGATCACTATCCCCTTAAAAAGTCAGCGACTAAGACCGATTATAACCCCTACTGCACCTTGTAACTGATAAGCCTTCTTTACTGCTTTAAAAGAAAGCACGTCCTCCGGTCTACCCTGAAACTCCTCATAAAACGGGTTTCTTATATACTGCGTTCAAGTCGCCGGAAACTCTCTTGACTAACTTTACGTCTTTATCTGGCCAATAGACCTAGTCGTCTACTACGACTATTCTTGACTCCCTCCTATTTATCACGTCTGAAGTTAGGAGTTTCTCCGGGTCGGCTGTTGACTTAATTACGTAAGTGTAGTTAAGCGGTAAAGAGTCGACTACCCGCTTAATAGTGTCGATGTTGTAGTTCTCGTCAATCAGGAAAACAAGCTCGATCGAAAACCCTCTAAAGGTCTTTACTTCAGCAACCTTTACTAGCAAGTCTTTCAGTTCTTTAACGTCGACACTCGCATTTAGTAATACGTATAACCCAGATATCCTGTCTAATTGTAAACTCTTGAACCCTTTTACGGCTACTAAAGTGAAGTCGTTAGGTACTGGAGTAGAAGACTCGTCAATTAAGTATATCATAATATGTTCTTTGAATCGCAAACTAATTAGCCTTTAATCGAGAGACACTGAGTTAATCGGGATAGCGTTTCCCTGTCATTCTGATAAAACGGTTTCCAAAGTAGCAACTACTCATTAACTGCTTATCAACAGTTAAACTTAATACTTTAAGTTCAACTTATGTAGTATGGTTTACTTAAAATTAAGGAAGAAGGGCGTCGTAATTATACCTAAGGAGATTAGGGAAAAGCTCGGTGTGAGTGAGGACGACATACTAATAGCAGATATAAAAGACGGCGAACTTATTTTACGTCCACTAAAGCCTAAAATTGTAAGAGTAGACC belongs to Stygiolobus caldivivus and includes:
- a CDS encoding AbrB/MazE/SpoVT family DNA-binding domain-containing protein, which gives rise to MVYLKLRKKGVVIIPKEIREKLGVSEDDILIADIKDGELILRPLKPKIVRVDPKLVDEILKEEGDAERRKEEEIFSSD